The sequence below is a genomic window from Uranotaenia lowii strain MFRU-FL chromosome 2, ASM2978415v1, whole genome shotgun sequence.
ttttacgatttccataagaatctattcgcgagcacgatgcagttgaggaagtgtagatgaaattaaatatttattacgatttatactttacgaggtaaaacgaagtttaccgggtcagctagtctcgtataaaattttgatgtttttttatccATATGCTGGGAAGCTGAGCGTATTTCGAGGGTCACTTTCTATAGCGTTTCCATTCGTTCCAATGCTTGAATCTTGATATTATTTTGAAGAATAAATGATTTGCCTCCGGACAtagatgccaaatttggtagtTAATGAATAACaatagctacatgaaataatttaaataaaaccttaaaCACAAAGAATAAAGAACATAACTTTGTATCTTTATTAGAAATTTAGCGAAATATCGctaattttttaagtgttttaatatcaaaaataaaaattgttttttaacaaaaacttcgaTTTGAAGGCGTAactcatcaaaatttattggagtttttttaatttcatttaaaggGGTGTGTATGCTTTAATCAAACCATTTCTGGGTGGTAAATGACTGAGTCAAATCTGCAATAAACAGTAAtgcatggcaaaatttataCTGGGATGAGAGTGATTTGATGCATAACTTTGATATTTCACAAACGATCAACTTTCATTAGCAGATAGAAATTATGTGGAAATAGTAATTAACCGTTTACATTACTATTAAACGATGCTTTGTGGCATTATCATTATGTCAAACGGTGcaaattattcaaacatttcTGGTAAGTCTTATTCAGATTGAAGTAAAACATCAACTAAGCGACAAACGAATCTTCTTGGTTCGGTTTGGTCGAATCCTGatcaaattcattaaaaaattaaaaaattgttttattagttTACACCAAAAATTGcctacttttatttatttttctttcagatGTTTACAGAAAATccaaccaattcaaaccaaacCAACATGTACCACTTAGTGATGGTGGCCTTCTTTCTTCTGGAATCGCTGGCCACAATATCCGCAGATATGGGCTCCCGGTTTATCCTGTAAGGtaggtcacaatttaaaaaaaaatcaactacaaaCTTTCGAACACGTTCACTTACCAAATTTATGTACACCTTTGGGTGGCCCAGTGCCGGTTCGATTCCTCCGTCACAGTAAACAACTCGAGCAGTGCTTTCGATGATGGGAGCCTCGTCGACCAGTTTGATGGCCCAATTCTGGTTGACCACCTTGTCGGCATTCACGAAGCGAGCATTGCGATAATCCTTGTCATCGTAGTACTGTTTCCGAAAGTTTATTATTCCCATTATTATTCTGCTTGCGTAATCGATCGCAATGAATTTCTTTCTCTCGTGGGAAAGTCCTTACCTGTCCGGTGTGCGTAATTTCGTCCTTGATAGTGGAATATTGGCTACCGTAAATTTGATTACTGATGACACGGCGTCTCATGAGTTGCAGTGCACGAGTCGAGGTGCTGAAAATTCGGCTGGCCATCCTTGCGAATCGAATTTCGGAACGAACAGCTGAAGGTTTATTTTGGTTCTGCGAGTGAGAAATCTTTCGTACGGTTGATGGAAATGTCAGATGTTTTGTAAACACAAGGGTCATCTACAAATTCCGTAATGGAAAATATGTGTTATACTAATCTCAAGTATTTAATGTTtataataaagtgaataaagtgAAGTCGAGCATAAGAGCGCCTGTAatcgtggtccaaacagccacCAATGCGGTTGCtttggtcggaatttgggtttAAACCGACTGTTTGGACCAGGGATACAAGTGctctaataattaaaaaaatcgataagtttgttctaaatctaaatctattGCAATtctattgatttaaaataaataaataaatagaatttCCGAGATGTGAATAAGCACAACTCACCAGATGTGCAGAAGAGTTTATACCAGGTCGGTTCTTCGCATTCACATAAGATTTGACGAACATTGCACCTGATGGGTTTTCCACGCCTTCGAAATGAAAATTGCCCTTTCTGCACCTCTCTGTCCCGCAGAATcccttattttttttcgataatccgtagaaaatcagtaggaaatgctgaaaatccgtggatttcgagcatcgatccgtagctccgtagaaatgctgaaaatccgtagaactatgGAGAAAttcgtagatctggcaaggctggtTCTCAGCAACCAAAATCTGAGTGGGAGTTACGAAGTTACCTGTGTGGACTAGACTCGGAGATTTAATCAGAAGATTTATTTTGATAGCTAAactcgaaattgaaaaaagacaATTAATAACGTTCTGCATTCAAAAAATGTTGGTCTTGCTTTACTGAAACCGATAACGATAAGTCATTGTATTTATACAGTTTTATGTAATAAGTTGGTAAATGTTAATCtttttattgtgattttttttaacgtgagTAAAGtgacatttaaaataaatgaaagtgATTCATTGTTATAACAGTTCAAATGAATCGATTCATGTTCACGTCCTTCGATAACGtaccaaatgaaaacaaattatgttatcaaaatgttcaatcaaattaaaattttgggaaactttacaaaaacattccttctgaaaataattaaaaatcttaaaactcacTCTTCAATCTTTCTGTAATTAatccatgcatttttttttccaatgaacAAGACAGCATGAGCTTCACGTAGGTTCATCCGTGGAACCATGATTTGTGGACGAGTCTCGAGTTGAAGTGAATAagtctttaaaatattttggtgGCTGTCAGTGGTTGGGACAGCAGCAGagcgaaataaaattaaaattgcaatCGCGTTTCAAAAGTAAAGAATTCTGGAGTGTTCTTTTGAACAGGACCTCTAGCGATTATGTCATTAGCTTATTAAAAGAATTTGTCACGATTGTGGGCGACTAACTGGGAAGCTATCGATCAGGTGCAAAAAGCAAAAGTGCTACGCGGGTGTGAAAGTTCAATCGAATTGGCAGCTGCCACCAACCCTCTCTGTGGTGCGTTTCATTTTCGgatctttctctctctctggtGTCCCACCACCCAACTCCACCAAATCGAAAGTGCAGCCGAAGTAgagaaacagcagcagcagcagcaggtaCGTGAAGAAAACATAATACGTATCGAATCGAAAGAAATTGCAAGATACCATCGGTAGCTCAACCAGAAGCACATCGCCAGCAAAAGTGGGACAAAATTGTTGTACTGGGCATT
It includes:
- the LOC129747781 gene encoding NADH dehydrogenase [ubiquinone] iron-sulfur protein 6, mitochondrial-like, translated to MFVKSYVNAKNRPGINSSAHLMTLVFTKHLTFPSTVRKISHSQNQNKPSAVRSEIRFARMASRIFSTSTRALQLMRRRVISNQIYGSQYSTIKDEITHTGQYYDDKDYRNARFVNADKVVNQNWAIKLVDEAPIIESTARVVYCDGGIEPALGHPKVYINLDKPGAHICGYCGQRFQKKEGHHH